Proteins encoded together in one Leishmania donovani BPK282A1 complete genome, chromosome 33 window:
- a CDS encoding D-alanyl-glycyl endopeptidase-like protein — MKNKQPTTVFASLFAYHHFLIPMRSRQPPSGGVEDHADVAASTVLRSSASSSSAAAAASLLQDEVLPRLRKESGPSNAAICDAYATRLRQEATEEERRRGPHWRARCSPSILVALLIWATIALVVYMKVDNSRLRPGAAPDTTSVETPLSQLPESCRGHYCLREGGKEPFGAVLGAHDGVFAYSNCNSDTCTSLLKYQMAIPLPPGARTALDAPHATTRLMTTGMKWQCVEFARRYWMLRGKPTPAFFGPVVGAADIWDTLTHVTFLDNATTAPLLKFKNGARLGYGGSAPRVGDLLIYPRDAEGFFSYGHVAVVVRVEMTTKAEADDSYMDAAVTSSKPRQRHGLVYLAEQNWDSATWPNPYHNYSRSLPLVVLESAEGLPLQYTIEDSIHGIQGWVRYDDEP, encoded by the coding sequence ATGAAGAACAAGCAACCAACCACGGTGTTTGCCTCACTTTTTGCCTACCACCACTTTCTCATTCCCATGCGTAGCCGCCAGCCGCCATCTGGCGGCGTCGAAGATCAtgccgacgtcgccgctTCTACAGTTCTCCGCTCTTCGGCGTCATCTtcgtcagcagcggcggcggcgtcgttgctgcAGGACGAGGTATTACCCCGTTTGCGAAAGGAGTCTGGCCCAAGCAATGCAGCGATATGCGATGCTTACGCGACGAGGCTTCGACAGGAAGCGACagaagaggagcggcgccgcgggcCGCActggcgtgcgcgctgctcccCCAGCATCCTCGTTGCCCTGCTCATCTGGGCAACGATCGCCCTTGTTGTGTACATGAAGGTGGACAACTCTCGTTTGCGTCCCGGTGCCGCGCCCGACACCACTTCTGTTGAGACGCCGCTTTCGCAACTCCCTGAAAGCTGTCGCGGTCATTACTGTCTGCGGGAGGGCGGAAAGGAGCCCTTTGGAGCGGTCCTCGGAGCCCACGATGGCGTCTTCGCCTACAGTAACTGCAACAGCGACACCTGCACCTCTTTACTAAAGTACCAGATGGCGATTCCGCTCCCACCAGGAGCTCGGACGGCTCTGGACGCCCCACACGCGACGACTCGCCTCATGACAACAGGGATGAAGTGGCAGTGCGTGGAATTCGCTCGTCGGTACTGGATGCTGCGCGGCAAGCCGACCCCCGCGTTCTTCGGCCCTGTGGTAGGCGCCGCAGATATTTGGGACACTCTCACCCACGTTACCTTCCTCGACAACGCGACTACGGCTCCGCTGCTGAAGTTTAAGAATGGCGCGAGGCTCGGctacggcggcagcgcaccccGCGTCGGAGACCTGCTCATCTACCCTCGCGATGCCGAGGGTTTTTTCTCCTACGGCCATGTCGCCGTGGTGGTGAGGGTGGAGATGACCACGAAGGCCGAGGCAGACGACTCCTACATGGACGCTGCAGTCACATCGTCAAAGCCGCGTCAGCGGCACGGCCTCGTGTATCTAGCGGAGCAAAACTGGGACAGCGCGACTTGGCCGAATCCATACCACAACTACTCACGTTCACTGCCTCTGGTGGTGCTTGAATCAGCGGAGGGGCTGCCTCTGCAGTACACGATCGAGGATTCAATCCATGGCATCCAGGGCTGGGTACGCTACGATGACGAGCCATAG